One stretch of Streptomyces sp. NBC_00443 DNA includes these proteins:
- the polA gene encoding DNA polymerase I, with protein sequence MAETASKQTETNPGGSRPRLMLMDGHSLAYRAFFALPAENFTTATGQPTNAIYGFASMLANTLRDEAPTHFAVAFDVSRKTWRSAEFTEYKANRSKTPDEFKGQVELIGELLDAMHVSRFAVDGFEADDVIATLATQAEAEGFEVLIVTGDRDSFQLVSEHTTVLYPTKGVSELTRFTPEKVFEKYALTPAQYPDFAALRGDPSDNLPGIPGVGEKTAAKWINQFGSFAELVERVEEVKGKAGQNLRDHLESVKLNRRLTELERNVELPKTVAEVARVPYDRKAVAMILDTLEIRNPSLRERLFGVDPGSEEAEATPISTEGVELDGAVLGTGELAPWLAEHGGEPLGVATVDAWALGTGSVAEVALAAADGAAGWFDPSQLDEADEKAFTAWLADADRPKIFHNAKGAMRVFAEHGWSIAGVRMDTALAAYLVKPGRRSFDLDALSLEYLHRELAPAAAADGQLAFGADDGAEAEALMIQARAVLDLGEAFEGRLQEVGAADLLRDMELPTSALLARMERHGIAADRAHLEAMEQMFAGAVQQAVKEAHAAAGHEFNLGSPKQLQEVLFGELALPRTKKTKTGYTTDADALAWLATQTDNELPVIMLRHREQAKLRVTVEGLIKTIAADGRIHTTFNQTVAATGRLSSTDPNLQNIPVRTDEGRAIRRGFVVGEGFESLMTADYSQIELRVMAHLSEDEGLIEAFTSGEDLHTTAASQVFAVEPAAVDAEMRRKIKAMSYGLAYGLSAFGLSQQLNIDAGEARALMDAYFERFGGVRDYLRRAVDEARATGYTATLFGRRRYLPDLNSDNRQRREAAERMALNAPIQGTAADIVKIAMLNVDRALREENLTSRMLLQVHDEIVLEIAPGERQAAEALVRREMSDAVHLNVPLGVSVGAGPDWESAAH encoded by the coding sequence GTGGCAGAGACAGCATCGAAGCAGACCGAGACCAACCCCGGCGGCAGCCGGCCCCGCCTGATGCTCATGGACGGGCACTCGCTGGCCTACCGCGCGTTCTTCGCGCTGCCCGCGGAGAACTTCACGACCGCGACGGGCCAGCCGACGAACGCGATCTACGGCTTCGCGTCGATGCTGGCCAACACGCTGCGCGACGAGGCGCCCACGCACTTCGCGGTGGCCTTCGACGTGTCCCGCAAGACGTGGCGCTCCGCGGAGTTCACGGAGTACAAGGCGAACCGCTCCAAGACCCCGGACGAGTTCAAGGGCCAGGTCGAGCTGATCGGCGAGCTGCTCGACGCGATGCACGTCTCGCGGTTCGCCGTCGACGGCTTCGAGGCCGACGACGTGATCGCCACGCTCGCCACCCAGGCCGAGGCCGAAGGCTTCGAGGTGCTGATCGTCACGGGCGACCGGGACTCCTTCCAGCTGGTCAGCGAGCACACGACGGTGCTGTATCCGACCAAGGGCGTCTCCGAGCTGACTCGCTTCACCCCGGAGAAGGTCTTCGAGAAGTACGCCTTGACGCCCGCCCAGTACCCCGACTTCGCGGCCCTGCGCGGCGACCCGTCCGACAACCTGCCGGGCATCCCGGGCGTCGGCGAGAAGACGGCGGCGAAGTGGATCAACCAGTTCGGTTCGTTCGCCGAGCTGGTCGAGCGCGTCGAGGAGGTCAAGGGCAAGGCCGGCCAGAACCTGCGCGACCACCTGGAGTCGGTCAAGCTCAACCGCCGCCTGACCGAGCTGGAGCGCAACGTCGAACTGCCCAAGACCGTCGCCGAGGTCGCGCGCGTGCCGTACGACCGCAAGGCCGTCGCGATGATCCTGGACACCCTGGAGATCCGTAACCCCTCACTGCGCGAGCGACTCTTCGGCGTCGACCCCGGATCCGAGGAGGCCGAGGCCACCCCGATCTCGACCGAGGGCGTGGAGCTGGACGGCGCCGTGCTCGGTACGGGCGAGCTGGCCCCCTGGCTGGCGGAGCACGGCGGCGAGCCCCTCGGCGTGGCCACCGTCGACGCCTGGGCGCTCGGCACCGGCTCGGTCGCCGAAGTCGCCCTCGCCGCGGCCGACGGCGCGGCCGGCTGGTTCGACCCGTCGCAGCTGGACGAGGCCGACGAGAAGGCCTTCACCGCCTGGCTGGCCGACGCCGACAGGCCGAAGATCTTCCACAACGCCAAGGGCGCGATGCGGGTCTTCGCCGAGCACGGCTGGAGCATCGCCGGCGTGCGCATGGACACCGCACTCGCCGCCTACCTCGTCAAGCCGGGCCGCCGCTCCTTCGACCTGGACGCGCTGTCCCTGGAGTACCTCCACCGCGAGCTGGCCCCCGCCGCCGCGGCCGACGGCCAGCTGGCCTTCGGCGCGGACGACGGCGCCGAGGCCGAGGCGCTGATGATCCAGGCCCGCGCGGTCCTGGACCTGGGCGAGGCCTTCGAGGGCCGTCTGCAGGAGGTCGGTGCCGCGGACCTGCTCCGCGACATGGAGCTGCCGACCTCCGCCCTGCTGGCCCGCATGGAGCGGCACGGCATCGCGGCCGACCGGGCGCACCTGGAGGCCATGGAGCAGATGTTCGCGGGCGCCGTGCAGCAGGCCGTGAAGGAGGCGCACGCCGCGGCCGGGCACGAGTTCAACCTGGGCTCGCCCAAGCAGCTCCAGGAGGTCCTCTTCGGCGAACTCGCCCTGCCGAGGACGAAGAAGACGAAGACGGGCTACACGACGGACGCCGACGCCCTGGCCTGGCTGGCCACCCAGACCGACAACGAACTGCCGGTCATCATGCTCCGCCACCGCGAGCAGGCGAAGCTCCGTGTCACCGTCGAGGGCCTGATCAAGACGATCGCGGCGGACGGCCGTATCCACACGACCTTCAACCAGACGGTCGCGGCGACCGGCCGCCTCTCCTCGACCGACCCGAACCTGCAGAACATCCCGGTCCGCACGGACGAGGGCAGGGCGATCCGCCGGGGCTTCGTGGTCGGCGAGGGCTTCGAGTCCCTGATGACCGCGGACTACAGCCAGATCGAACTGCGCGTGATGGCCCACCTCTCCGAGGACGAGGGCCTCATCGAGGCGTTCACCTCGGGCGAGGACCTGCACACCACGGCGGCCTCGCAGGTGTTCGCCGTGGAGCCCGCCGCGGTGGACGCGGAGATGCGCCGCAAGATCAAGGCGATGTCGTACGGCCTGGCCTACGGGCTGTCGGCCTTCGGCCTCTCCCAGCAGCTGAACATCGACGCCGGCGAGGCCCGCGCGCTGATGGACGCCTACTTCGAGCGCTTCGGCGGCGTCCGTGACTATCTGCGCCGCGCCGTCGACGAGGCCCGGGCGACGGGCTACACGGCGACGCTCTTCGGCCGCCGCCGCTACCTCCCCGACCTCAACAGCGACAACCGCCAGCGCCGCGAGGCGGCCGAGCGCATGGCCCTCAACGCGCCCATCCAGGGCACGGCGGCGGACATCGTCAAGATCGCCATGCTCAACGTCGACCGGGCCCTGCGGGAGGAGAACCTCACCTCCCGCATGCTCCTCCAGGTCCACGACGAAATCGTCCTGGAAATCGCCCCGGGCGAGCGCCAGGCCGCCGAGGCACTGGTCCGCCGGGAAATGTCCGACGCCGTCCACCTCAACGTCCCCCTGGGCGTCTCGGTAGGCGCGGGCCCGGACTGGGAGTCGGCGGCCCACTAG
- a CDS encoding DUF4184 family protein — protein MPFTLSHAAAVLPGIRTDGTGRLALVPAALVAGSFSPDMTYYVASVLPEAMKFGDVTHSFAGVFTVDAAVAWALVGLWLLLREPLVALLPPRRQARPATLLRCGAPRTRVRPSSALRWYVSAVLGSLTHVVWDAFTHLDRWGMRLFPVLGEEIAGSPLYWYLQYGGSAVAAVVIAAFVIVALRRTGAVAPVGVPVLSVRDRWWAAVVIGGCAAVAAVQRAARWWAYWGSTAKYWELIPTLCFGAGAGLVLGLVLYAVGVRVWRPVRGPGSSGADADGAGREPSRPGAR, from the coding sequence TTGCCGTTCACGCTCAGCCACGCGGCGGCCGTACTGCCCGGCATACGTACCGACGGAACCGGCCGCCTGGCACTCGTACCGGCCGCACTGGTGGCGGGGTCGTTCTCTCCCGACATGACCTATTACGTGGCGAGTGTCCTGCCGGAGGCGATGAAGTTCGGCGATGTCACGCACTCGTTCGCGGGTGTGTTCACCGTCGATGCGGCGGTCGCCTGGGCGCTGGTGGGCCTGTGGCTCCTGCTGCGCGAGCCGCTGGTGGCACTGCTGCCGCCGCGGCGACAGGCACGGCCGGCCACACTGTTGCGCTGCGGGGCGCCACGCACGCGTGTACGGCCGTCGTCGGCGCTGCGCTGGTACGTCTCGGCCGTCCTCGGCTCGCTGACGCATGTCGTGTGGGACGCGTTCACCCATCTCGACCGCTGGGGGATGCGGCTCTTTCCCGTCCTGGGCGAGGAGATCGCGGGATCTCCGCTGTACTGGTATCTGCAGTACGGCGGTTCGGCGGTGGCCGCGGTCGTCATCGCCGCGTTCGTGATCGTGGCGCTGCGGCGGACCGGTGCGGTCGCGCCGGTCGGTGTTCCGGTGCTCTCGGTACGGGACCGGTGGTGGGCCGCTGTGGTGATCGGCGGGTGTGCCGCGGTGGCGGCCGTGCAGCGGGCGGCGCGCTGGTGGGCCTACTGGGGGTCCACCGCGAAGTACTGGGAGCTGATTCCCACGCTGTGCTTCGGAGCGGGCGCGGGGCTCGTTCTGGGGTTGGTGCTGTACGCCGTGGGCGTCAGGGTGTGGCGTCCGGTCCGGGGCCCTGGCAGTTCGGGTGCGGATGCGGATGGGGCCGGTCGCGAGCCGAGCCGTCCGGGGGCTCGGTGA
- a CDS encoding SPW_0924 family protein codes for MRALIAAATGLVAALALVLAMTAMGSPAGETSPKPLLTTVPTHP; via the coding sequence ATGCGCGCCCTGATCGCCGCCGCGACCGGTCTCGTCGCCGCGCTCGCCCTGGTCCTCGCGATGACCGCGATGGGGTCACCGGCGGGTGAGACATCCCCCAAGCCGCTGCTGACGACGGTGCCCACACACCCGTAA
- a CDS encoding DUF3068 domain-containing protein, with protein sequence MRRKAGLVLLALAVFFAALSPLLRWYAFPRLAKIPANQYQDMVLEAKDATLLDYGTMKARKVSKVTIVQTLKGNVEASEKIEKTAGKDVVVWDGLSYVVGPDGKMVSKIPERYIFDAHTQEPVHATGEMVDGDPVKRQGIEFKWPFLTEKRDYEYFDAQARITAPIHYKGTQNFRGVEVYYFEQTIPWTKVRFPKTMPVEGITPESVAKTGTTRWYTTVRKFWVEPLTGAPVYGEEIHKEELRGGTLLGDRDKVTAFAGHVKMREDYIVSTVDLVKSNRTLVLLLTSYLPWGFLTLGLLLLALSLYLEARSRRPGDPEPTKDTEPEPVSA encoded by the coding sequence ATGCGCCGCAAGGCCGGCCTGGTCCTGCTCGCCCTTGCCGTGTTCTTCGCGGCGCTGTCCCCGCTGCTGCGCTGGTACGCCTTCCCGCGCCTGGCCAAGATCCCGGCCAACCAGTACCAGGACATGGTCCTGGAGGCGAAGGACGCGACCCTGCTCGACTACGGCACGATGAAGGCCCGCAAGGTCTCCAAGGTCACCATCGTGCAGACGCTCAAGGGCAACGTCGAAGCCTCGGAGAAGATCGAGAAGACGGCCGGCAAGGACGTGGTGGTCTGGGACGGCCTGTCCTACGTCGTCGGCCCCGACGGCAAGATGGTCTCCAAGATCCCCGAGCGCTACATCTTCGACGCCCACACCCAGGAACCCGTCCACGCCACCGGCGAGATGGTCGACGGCGACCCGGTCAAGCGGCAGGGCATCGAGTTCAAGTGGCCCTTCCTGACGGAGAAACGGGACTACGAGTACTTCGACGCGCAGGCCCGTATCACCGCCCCCATCCACTACAAGGGCACCCAGAACTTCCGCGGCGTCGAGGTCTACTACTTCGAGCAGACCATCCCGTGGACCAAGGTCAGGTTCCCCAAGACCATGCCGGTCGAGGGCATCACCCCGGAGTCGGTCGCCAAGACCGGCACGACCCGCTGGTACACCACCGTCCGCAAGTTCTGGGTCGAACCGCTCACCGGAGCGCCCGTCTACGGCGAGGAGATCCACAAGGAGGAACTGCGCGGCGGCACCCTGCTCGGGGACCGCGACAAGGTGACGGCGTTCGCCGGCCACGTGAAGATGCGCGAGGACTACATCGTCTCCACGGTGGACCTGGTCAAGTCCAACCGCACGCTGGTCCTGCTGCTGACGTCGTATCTCCCGTGGGGCTTCCTGACCCTGGGCCTGCTGCTCCTGGCGCTGTCCCTCTACCTGGAGGCACGCAGCCGCCGCCCCGGAGACCCGGAACCGACGAAGGACACCGAACCGGAACCCGTCAGCGCCTGA
- the hrpB gene encoding ATP-dependent helicase HrpB, with protein sequence MIRYDALDALPVRAVLPGLNDALDTHGTAVLVAPPGTGKTTLVPLVLAGLLGEGPARRVVVAEPRRIAARAAARRMAWLLGEKAGESVGYTVRGERVVGRHTRVEVVTTGVLLQRLQRDQELARIDAVVLDECHERHLDADTVAAFLWDVRQTLRPELRLVAASATTDAQGWARLLGDAPVVEAEGVAHAVEVVWAPPTRPVRPPHGMRVDPALLTHVASTVRRALAERAGDVLCFLPGAGEIARVAGQLGDLGDVEVLHVHGRAPAAVQDAVLTGGERRRVVLATSVAESSLTVPGVRVVVDSGLAREPRVDHARGLSALTAVRASQAAGRQRAGRAGREAPGAVYRCWAAAEDVRLPRFPSPEIKVADLTAFALQAACWGDPDATGLALLDPPPSGAMAAARSVLTAIGAVDCDGRATARGAGLSRLGLHPRLGRALLDTSGAGAEAVALLSEEAPREYGDDLAGVLRAARRGGDAYAGRWRAEVRRLRANSETSAARSVDDRTASLVAALAFPERVAKADGGSYLMASGTRAELGAGSPLSGAPWIAVAVADRPVGKGHARVQLAAVADEDMARSAAASLHSESQEVHWADGDVVARRVERLGAIELAARPLRDADPVLVRDALLEGLRQEGLGLLRWSPDAAVLRQRLAFLHLHLGAPWPDVRDDALHARADEWLEPELSRARRRADLARIDAAQALTRLLPWASGEAGRLDELAPERMAVPSGSRIRIDYGNPEQPVLAVKLQEMFGLHESPSVAGVPLLVHLLSPAGRPAAVTADLASFWRDGYKGVRAELRGRYPKHPWPEDPASAEPTRHTNSRLRR encoded by the coding sequence GTGATCCGTTACGACGCCCTGGACGCGCTGCCCGTACGCGCTGTCCTGCCCGGTCTGAACGACGCTCTGGACACGCACGGCACCGCGGTGCTCGTCGCGCCGCCCGGCACCGGCAAGACCACCCTGGTGCCGCTGGTGCTGGCCGGGCTGCTCGGCGAGGGACCGGCGCGGCGGGTGGTCGTGGCGGAGCCGCGGCGGATCGCGGCCCGGGCCGCCGCGCGGCGGATGGCGTGGCTGCTCGGCGAGAAGGCCGGCGAAAGCGTCGGCTACACCGTGCGCGGCGAACGGGTCGTCGGACGGCACACGCGCGTGGAGGTCGTCACGACCGGTGTGCTGTTGCAGCGTTTGCAGCGCGACCAGGAGCTGGCGCGCATCGACGCCGTCGTACTCGACGAGTGCCACGAGCGGCATCTGGACGCGGACACGGTGGCGGCGTTCCTGTGGGACGTACGTCAGACGCTGCGGCCGGAGCTGCGGCTGGTGGCCGCGTCCGCGACGACGGACGCGCAGGGGTGGGCGCGCCTGCTGGGCGACGCTCCGGTGGTGGAGGCGGAGGGCGTCGCGCACGCCGTGGAGGTGGTGTGGGCACCGCCGACACGTCCCGTACGGCCCCCGCACGGCATGCGGGTCGACCCGGCGCTGCTGACGCATGTGGCGTCGACGGTACGGCGCGCGCTGGCCGAGCGGGCAGGGGACGTGCTGTGTTTCCTGCCGGGTGCCGGCGAGATCGCGCGGGTGGCCGGGCAGCTGGGGGATCTCGGGGACGTCGAGGTGCTGCACGTGCACGGGCGGGCGCCGGCGGCCGTGCAGGACGCGGTGCTGACCGGCGGGGAGCGGCGCCGGGTGGTGCTGGCGACGTCCGTCGCGGAGTCGTCACTGACGGTTCCCGGGGTGCGTGTGGTCGTCGACTCCGGACTGGCGCGGGAGCCGCGGGTCGATCACGCGCGCGGGCTGAGCGCGCTGACGGCGGTACGGGCCTCGCAGGCGGCCGGCCGGCAGCGGGCGGGACGGGCCGGGCGTGAGGCACCGGGTGCGGTGTACCGGTGCTGGGCGGCGGCGGAGGACGTGCGGCTGCCGCGGTTCCCGTCGCCGGAGATCAAGGTGGCCGACCTGACGGCGTTCGCGTTGCAGGCGGCGTGCTGGGGCGATCCGGACGCGACCGGGCTGGCGCTGCTGGACCCGCCGCCGAGTGGGGCGATGGCTGCGGCGAGGAGCGTACTGACGGCCATCGGTGCGGTGGACTGCGACGGGCGGGCCACGGCCCGGGGCGCTGGGCTGTCCCGGCTGGGGCTGCATCCCCGGCTGGGCCGGGCGCTCCTGGACACATCCGGTGCGGGTGCCGAGGCGGTCGCGCTGCTCAGTGAGGAGGCCCCGAGGGAGTACGGGGACGACCTGGCCGGCGTTCTGCGGGCGGCTCGGCGTGGCGGTGACGCCTATGCGGGGCGCTGGCGGGCGGAGGTGCGGCGTTTGCGGGCGAACAGCGAGACCTCGGCCGCGCGGAGCGTGGACGACCGCACCGCGAGCCTCGTCGCCGCCCTCGCCTTCCCCGAGCGGGTGGCCAAGGCCGACGGCGGTTCCTACCTCATGGCCTCCGGCACCCGCGCCGAACTCGGTGCCGGCAGCCCGCTGAGCGGCGCCCCGTGGATCGCCGTGGCCGTCGCCGACCGTCCCGTCGGCAAGGGGCACGCGCGTGTGCAGCTCGCCGCCGTGGCGGACGAGGACATGGCCCGGTCCGCGGCGGCCTCTCTGCACTCCGAGAGCCAGGAGGTCCACTGGGCCGACGGGGACGTCGTCGCCCGGCGGGTCGAGCGGCTCGGGGCGATCGAGCTCGCGGCGCGGCCCTTGCGGGACGCCGACCCCGTGCTCGTACGCGATGCGCTCCTCGAAGGGCTGCGGCAGGAAGGGCTCGGCCTGTTGCGGTGGTCCCCCGACGCCGCCGTACTGCGGCAGCGGCTCGCCTTCCTTCACCTCCACCTCGGTGCGCCCTGGCCCGACGTCCGCGACGACGCGCTCCACGCGCGCGCGGACGAGTGGTTGGAGCCCGAGCTGAGCCGGGCGCGGCGGCGGGCCGATCTGGCGCGGATCGACGCCGCTCAAGCGCTCACCAGGCTGCTGCCGTGGGCCTCCGGGGAGGCCGGGCGGCTCGACGAGCTGGCACCCGAGCGGATGGCCGTACCCAGTGGGTCCAGAATCCGGATCGACTACGGCAACCCCGAACAGCCCGTCCTCGCCGTGAAGTTGCAGGAGATGTTCGGACTGCACGAGTCGCCGTCCGTCGCCGGCGTGCCGCTCCTCGTCCACCTGCTCTCCCCCGCGGGCCGGCCCGCCGCCGTGACCGCGGACCTCGCCTCCTTCTGGAGGGACGGCTACAAGGGCGTACGGGCGGAGCTGCGCGGGCGTTATCCGAAGCACCCGTGGCCCGAGGACCCCGCCTCCGCCGAGCCGACCCGGCACACGAACTCCAGGCTCAGGCGCTGA
- a CDS encoding class I SAM-dependent methyltransferase: MIQEYEPEATRRESGVAESSHANRGWWDRNADEYQTEHGTFLGDNRFVWGPEGLDEVEAELLGPPEDLKGKDVLEIGAGAAQCSRWLTAQGARPVALDISHRQLQHALRIGGAFPLVCADAGALPFADASFDLVCSAYGALPFVADPVLVLKEVRRVLRPGGRLVFSVTHPIRWAFPDEPGPEGLSVSASYFDRTPYVEQDDEGRAVYVEHHRTIGDRVRDVVAAGLRLVDLVEPEWPAWNTSEWGGWSPLRGNLIPGTAIFVCERSEMGAPSAGGRGRD; this comes from the coding sequence ATCATCCAAGAGTACGAACCGGAGGCCACGCGCCGTGAGTCCGGCGTCGCGGAGAGCTCGCACGCCAACCGTGGCTGGTGGGACCGGAACGCGGACGAGTACCAGACCGAGCACGGCACGTTCCTCGGCGACAACCGATTCGTCTGGGGTCCCGAGGGCCTGGACGAGGTGGAGGCCGAGCTGCTCGGCCCGCCGGAGGACCTCAAGGGCAAGGACGTCCTGGAGATCGGCGCCGGCGCGGCCCAGTGCTCGCGCTGGCTGACCGCGCAGGGGGCCCGCCCGGTCGCCCTCGACATCTCCCACCGCCAGCTCCAGCACGCGCTGCGCATCGGCGGTGCGTTCCCCCTGGTGTGCGCCGACGCGGGCGCCCTCCCCTTCGCCGACGCCTCCTTCGACCTGGTGTGCTCGGCGTACGGCGCGCTGCCGTTCGTGGCCGACCCGGTGCTGGTGCTGAAGGAGGTGCGCCGGGTGCTGCGGCCGGGAGGGCGGCTCGTCTTCTCCGTCACCCATCCCATCCGCTGGGCGTTCCCCGACGAGCCGGGCCCGGAGGGTCTGTCCGTCTCGGCCTCCTACTTCGACCGCACTCCTTACGTCGAGCAGGACGACGAGGGCCGCGCGGTCTACGTCGAGCATCACCGCACGATCGGCGACCGGGTCCGGGACGTCGTGGCGGCGGGGTTGCGGCTGGTGGACCTGGTGGAGCCGGAGTGGCCTGCCTGGAACACCTCGGAGTGGGGCGGCTGGTCGCCGCTGCGCGGGAACCTGATCCCGGGGACGGCGATCTTCGTGTGCGAGCGAAGCGAGATGGGGGCACCCTCGGCCGGAGGCAGGGGGAGAGACTGA
- the rpsA gene encoding 30S ribosomal protein S1, translated as MTSSTETTATTPQVAVNDIGNEEAFLAAIDETIKYFNDGDIVDGVIVKVDRDEVLLDIGYKTEGVIPSRELSIKHDVDPNEVVAVGDEIEALVLQKEDKEGRLILSKKRAQYERAWGTIEKIKEEDGIVTGTVIEVVKGGLILDIGLRGFLPASLVEMRRVRDLQPYVGKELEAKIIELDKNRNNVVLSRRAWLEQTQSEVRQTFLTTLQKGQVRSGVVSSIVNFGAFVDLGGVDGLVHVSELSWKHIDHPSEVVEVGQEVTVEVLDVDMDRERVSLSLKATQEDPWQQFARTHQIGQVVPGKVTKLVPFGAFVRVDEGIEGLVHISELAERHVEIPEQVVQVNDEIFVKVIDIDLERRRISLSLKQANESFGADPASVEFDPTLYGMAASYDDQGNYIYPEGFDPETNDWLEGYETQREAWEGQYAEAQQRFEQHQAQVIKSREADAAAAAEGGDTAGAAPAASGGGGSYSSEGPDNSGALASDEALAALREKLAGGQS; from the coding sequence ATGACGAGCAGCACCGAGACCACCGCCACCACCCCGCAGGTTGCGGTCAACGACATCGGTAACGAGGAAGCTTTCCTCGCCGCGATCGACGAGACGATCAAGTACTTCAACGACGGCGACATCGTCGACGGCGTCATCGTGAAGGTCGACCGGGACGAGGTCCTGCTCGACATCGGTTACAAGACCGAAGGCGTTATCCCGAGCCGTGAGCTCTCGATCAAGCACGACGTCGACCCCAACGAGGTCGTCGCCGTCGGTGACGAGATCGAAGCCCTTGTTCTCCAGAAGGAGGACAAGGAAGGCCGCCTGATCCTCTCGAAGAAGCGCGCCCAGTACGAGCGTGCCTGGGGCACCATCGAGAAGATCAAGGAAGAGGACGGGATCGTCACCGGTACCGTCATCGAGGTCGTCAAGGGTGGTCTCATCCTCGACATCGGCCTCCGTGGCTTCCTCCCGGCCTCCCTGGTCGAGATGCGCCGCGTTCGCGACCTCCAGCCCTACGTGGGCAAGGAGCTCGAGGCCAAGATCATCGAGCTGGACAAGAACCGCAACAACGTGGTCCTGTCCCGCCGTGCCTGGCTGGAGCAGACCCAGTCCGAGGTGCGCCAGACGTTCCTCACGACCCTCCAGAAGGGTCAGGTCCGTTCCGGCGTCGTCTCCTCGATCGTCAACTTCGGTGCCTTCGTGGACCTGGGTGGCGTCGACGGTCTGGTCCACGTCTCCGAGCTGTCCTGGAAGCACATCGACCACCCCTCCGAGGTTGTCGAGGTCGGCCAGGAAGTCACCGTCGAGGTTCTCGACGTCGACATGGACCGCGAGCGTGTCTCCCTGTCGCTGAAGGCGACGCAGGAGGACCCGTGGCAGCAGTTCGCCCGGACCCACCAGATCGGTCAGGTCGTCCCGGGTAAGGTCACCAAGCTGGTTCCGTTCGGTGCGTTCGTCCGCGTGGACGAGGGCATCGAGGGTCTGGTCCACATCTCCGAGCTGGCCGAGCGCCACGTGGAGATCCCGGAGCAGGTCGTCCAGGTCAACGACGAGATCTTCGTCAAGGTCATCGACATCGACCTCGAGCGCCGCCGCATCAGCCTCTCGCTGAAGCAGGCCAACGAGTCCTTCGGTGCCGACCCGGCCTCGGTCGAGTTCGACCCGACCCTGTACGGCATGGCCGCGTCGTACGACGACCAGGGCAACTACATCTACCCCGAGGGCTTCGACCCCGAGACCAACGACTGGCTCGAGGGCTACGAGACCCAGCGCGAGGCTTGGGAGGGCCAGTACGCCGAGGCGCAGCAGCGCTTCGAGCAGCACCAGGCCCAGGTCATCAAGTCCCGCGAGGCGGACGCTGCGGCTGCCGCCGAGGGTGGCGACACGGCGGGTGCGGCTCCGGCCGCGTCCGGTGGTGGCGGTTCGTACTCCTCCGAGGGCCCGGACAACTCCGGCGCGCTTGCCTCGGACGAGGCGCTTGCCGCGCTGCGCGAGAAGCTGGCGGGCGGCCAGAGCTGA
- a CDS encoding PAC2 family protein, whose amino-acid sequence MLDPQGLYAWEPKGLAVVDMALAQESAGLVMLYHFDGYIDAGETGDQIVDGLLDSLPHQVVARFDHDRLVDYRARRPLLTFKRDRWAEYEDPTIEVRLVQDATGAPFLLLSGPEPDVEWERFAAAVKEIVERLGVRLSVNFHGIPMGVPHTRPVGVTPHGNRVDLVPGHRSPFEEAQVPGSAEALVEYRLMEAGHDVLGVAAHVPHYIARSPYPDAALTVLEAVTAATGLVLPGIAHSLRTDAHRTQNEIDRQIREGDEELTNLVEGLEHQYDAVAGAESRGNMLAEPVDIPSADEIGREFERFLAEREGDN is encoded by the coding sequence GTGCTTGATCCGCAGGGTTTGTACGCATGGGAGCCGAAGGGCCTCGCCGTTGTCGACATGGCGCTTGCCCAGGAGTCGGCCGGCCTTGTCATGCTCTACCACTTCGACGGATACATCGACGCGGGTGAGACCGGCGACCAGATCGTCGACGGGCTCCTGGACTCGCTGCCCCACCAGGTCGTCGCCCGCTTCGATCACGACCGGCTGGTTGACTACCGCGCCCGTCGCCCGCTGCTGACGTTCAAGCGCGACCGCTGGGCCGAGTACGAGGATCCCACCATCGAGGTGCGGCTCGTCCAGGACGCCACCGGTGCGCCGTTCCTGCTGCTGTCCGGACCCGAGCCGGACGTGGAGTGGGAGCGCTTCGCCGCGGCCGTCAAGGAGATCGTGGAGCGGCTCGGGGTGCGCCTGTCGGTGAACTTCCACGGCATCCCGATGGGCGTCCCGCACACCCGCCCCGTCGGCGTCACCCCGCACGGCAACCGCGTCGACCTCGTCCCCGGCCACCGCAGCCCCTTCGAGGAGGCGCAGGTCCCCGGCAGCGCCGAGGCCCTGGTCGAGTACCGGCTGATGGAGGCCGGGCACGACGTGCTGGGCGTCGCCGCGCACGTCCCGCACTACATCGCCCGCTCCCCGTATCCGGACGCGGCGCTCACCGTCCTGGAGGCGGTCACCGCGGCCACCGGGCTGGTCCTGCCCGGCATTGCGCACTCCCTGCGCACGGACGCCCACCGCACGCAGAACGAGATCGACCGGCAGATCCGCGAGGGCGACGAGGAGCTGACCAACCTCGTCGAGGGCCTGGAGCACCAGTACGACGCGGTCGCGGGCGCCGAGAGCCGCGGCAACATGCTCGCCGAACCGGTGGACATCCCGTCGGCGGACGAGATCGGGCGGGAGTTCGAGCGGTTCCTGGCGGAGCGGGAAGGCGACAACTGA